The Chloroflexus aggregans DSM 9485 genome segment GCGCATATTTCTCCACCCGATATACGATCACCTCCCCTTTTTCACCGGGGTAACGCGCGCAACGACCAGCGCGCTGAATCAAACTGGCAGGCGGTGCCAGCTCGGTGTGTAAGACTTCGGCGGAAATATCAACACCGACTTCGATCGCTTGGGTGGCGACTACGATCACATTGGCGCAAGTGCGATTTGCGTTTACACCGATTCGTCGCTGCAACTCCCCTTCGATCCGACGGCGATCATTAGGCAAAAACTGGCTATGCAAGAGCAGAAGTTCGGTATTCTGACCAACCTTTTGCTTCAGTTCACGATACAAGGCACGCGCACGAGTCACCGTGTTACAAATCACCAACGACGAACGCTGGTGGCGCTGTAAGACTGCGTCTGCACACAACGGCTGATCGACCGCAGTCCAATATCGCTGTCGGGGTGATTGTCCGCCACGGCAATCAATGGCGGTAATCTCGTCCCGCGTAAGTGTCACAATCTCGGCATTGGACAGGAACGACGTTAACGATTCCAGCATGTGAATGCTAAAGGTAGCCGTCATCAACATCACCGGAGCTAACCGGCTTAAGGTAGGCAACGCATGCAAAATCGTCGGTAATGCCGCTTCAGGATCAAACAGATGAAATTCATCAAATACTAAATACGAACCCGCTATCGCTCCGGCATTCAGATTAGCCAATCGGTAGGGTAAACTGTACGGCATCACCAAATAACTGCTAAGAAATTGATCGATTGTGCAGAAAATGAGATCGCCTTCAAAGCGTCGATCATCTGGTTGTTCGCCAGTTTGAATCCGCACATCTAAATGGCGGCCATGACGACGGCAATAGCTATCAGCTAATGCCCTATACTCAGCATAAAATTGATTAGCCAACACCCGCATCGGCGTCACGTACAAGCACTTGCGTGGAGTCGAGTCGGGCCGATCAAAAAATCCTTCAATAAACGGCGCCAACGCAGCTCGCGTCTTGCCGGCCCCGGTCGGTGCTTGCAAGATGACCGACTTACCCTGTAGAATGTGGTTTCTCACACGCTGTTGGTACGGGTAAAGCACCATCGCTACTCCCCAAAGAAATCTTGCAAGGTGGTCGATGCAGTTACCGCAGGCTGTGACGAAACGTACCAACCATACCGTTCGGCCAGCGCTTTTGCTTCACCCATCAGCGTCTCGCGCAAATCGTGCGGCTCGATCACCTCAACGCTAGCGCCCCATCCTCGCACCCAAGGTAATATCTCGCGCCAATCTGCCACTTGCGCTTGCCACTCGCAACCGCCATCAGGTAACAACGTGATCTGCTGCGAAGGATGCCAGACCGTCTCTTGCACCCGCCGCGTCGCTTCACCGGACAAAAACCGCAGTTTTACCGTTACCGGCTCACTATCGCCAATCCAGATGCCCCATGTATGGCGTAACAGTTGTTGTTCATCAAAATTGTCGGGAAAATCAAAATATTCTAGGGTCGTTACCACATCTTCGATGCGCTCAAGCTTAAATGGCACAATATCTCTAGCTACATCGCTATAGGCGATTACATATACGCTATCACTCCACAACGCCGGTTCGATCAAATATGGGCAGATTGTATGAATCAGTGGGCGCTTGGCTCGTAGAGCGCGGTAGGTAATACGCACCTTCTTCTGGTCAATCCAAGCCATTGTAATCCGTTCAAGTACACCTATTCGTTCTGGATAATGTTGCTGATGAAGCACCTCATGAGAAAGCCGTAATAATTTTTCCGTCATCGGCTGTTGGAGACAGGCGGCCAATTTTTCCACGGCATTGACAACATGCCGGTTGGCGAAGCGAGTTTGTCGTAGTAACCGGCGCGCCGGCAGGTAGAGGAACAGCGCCTCATGCGGGTTCAGACGAATTTCAGACAGGAGGCGATTGCGATCAATGCGGTAGCGTCCTGGCGGGTCTTCAACGAACGGATAGTCCTGCTCAAGCGCGATTCGATCACGATAGGCCGTTGTGCGATCAACGCCTAGGCGTTCAGCCATCTCAGCATCGCTGAAAGCGCGCTGCACATAAAGCCGCTTCATTTCGGTCAACCGCTCGGCGCGCGCGAGTCCTCTTCCCTTGCCCATACTATTCCTCAAACTATTGTTCGTTCGTTATATGTTTATCATAGCATCCCGCAGGCGCAAAAATCGCAACAGGCCACTGTTTTGTGCAACTGATCTTTCACGAAGAGACTAGAGGGCCATCGCTACGCCACAAAGCAAGCCAAGCCGCAGAGGACTCTAACGCAAAGGTGCAAAGCCCGCTAAGATCGCAAAGAG includes the following:
- a CDS encoding helix-turn-helix transcriptional regulator; this encodes MGKGRGLARAERLTEMKRLYVQRAFSDAEMAERLGVDRTTAYRDRIALEQDYPFVEDPPGRYRIDRNRLLSEIRLNPHEALFLYLPARRLLRQTRFANRHVVNAVEKLAACLQQPMTEKLLRLSHEVLHQQHYPERIGVLERITMAWIDQKKVRITYRALRAKRPLIHTICPYLIEPALWSDSVYVIAYSDVARDIVPFKLERIEDVVTTLEYFDFPDNFDEQQLLRHTWGIWIGDSEPVTVKLRFLSGEATRRVQETVWHPSQQITLLPDGGCEWQAQVADWREILPWVRGWGASVEVIEPHDLRETLMGEAKALAERYGWYVSSQPAVTASTTLQDFFGE